Proteins from one Camelina sativa cultivar DH55 chromosome 8, Cs, whole genome shotgun sequence genomic window:
- the LOC104706664 gene encoding uncharacterized protein LOC104706664: MAELQSVEGHQINGGFIPPAIITSAEAPETSAAATVSVGSKRLRRPSVRLGDIGGDQYHHQHVVAAYDSPHVRRPKWRPSGGGGGNRKEPSNQSGRTTSSSRTRAMTNLSSGYENAGTLEEDPIAIGSWRVKKWVKSSGGGETATTMTTTTNPTASAKRVRSNWAGRNDGVEQGDEKLSGEEDEDDEEEEEEDELGEEGFRDFSREDSESPMKERTQENRRRYDVELSGDWQSGGRGREGVKIWLQELGLGRYWPMFEMHEVDEQVLPLLTLEDLKDMGINAVGSRRKMYCAIQKLGREFS, translated from the coding sequence ATGGCCGAGCTACAGTCAGTAGAAGGTCACCAGATTAACGGCGGATTTATTCCGCCGGCGATAATAACCTCCGCCGAAGCACCGGAAACATCCGCCGCCGCCACAGTTTCAGTCGGATCGAAACGATTGAGAAGACCTAGCGTTAGGTTAGGAGACATCGGCGGCGACCAGTACCACCACCAACACGTTGTCGCAGCTTACGATTCGCCGCACGTGCGTCGGCCGAAATGGAGGCcgagtggtggtggtggtgggaacAGGAAGGAGCCGAGTAATCAGAGTGGGAGGACGACGTCTTCGTCTAGGACGAGAGCTATGACGAATTTGAGCTCCGGGTACGAGAACGCCGGAACCCTAGAGGAAGATCCGATTGCGATTGGGAGTTGGCGGGTTAAGAAGTGGGTCAAATCATCCGGTGGTGGAGAGACCGCGACcacgatgacgacgacgacgaatcCCACAGCTTCAGCGAAGCGAGTTCGGTCTAATTGGGCGGGCAGAAACGATGGTGTAGAGCAAGGGGATGAGAAACtgagtggagaagaagatgaagatgatgaagaagaagaagaggaagatgaattGGGAGAAGAAGGGTTTAGGGATTTTAGCAGAGAAGATTCGGAGAGTCCGATGAAAGAACGAACGCAGGAGAATAGGAGAAGGTACGATGTTGAGTTGTCAGGAGATTGGCAAAgcggtgggagaggaagagaaggtgTTAAGATATGGTTACAAGAGTTAGGGTTAGGGAGATACTGGCCGATGTTTGAGATGCATGAAGTTGATGAACAAGTCTTACCATTGTTGACTTTGGAGGATCTTAAAGATATGGGGATCAATGCTGTTGGGTCAAGGAGGAAGATGTATTGTGCTATTCAGAAGCTTGGGAGAGAGTTCTCGTGA